DNA from Marinagarivorans cellulosilyticus:
GATGTAGCTAGGGCTGGGTACGCTGTGTATATCAAAATTTTCGAGGCTATGAGACACGCAAATATTCCGCGGAAGATATTGGTAGAAAAAAGCCGCTATTGTTAGCGGCTTTAGTAATTTGTTAGCTGGCTAGGCCGGTGTTTTTAAGCTCAACAACCGTCCAAGGTAGGCCGTAGCTGTTAAGGTCTTCCATAAAGGGGTCTGGGTCGAATTGTTCCATATTCCACACGCCGGCCTTCATCCATTTGCCTTCGAGCATCATCTTGGCGCCAATCATGGCGGGTACGCCAGTGGTGTAAGAGATGGCTTGCGATTGAACTTCTTCGTAGCAAGCTTCGTGATCGCAAATGTTGTAAATGTACATAATGCGTTCTTTGCCGTCTTTAATGCCTTTTGCAACACAGCCAATGCATGTTCTGCCTTTGGTTAGTGGCCCAAGGCTCGAGGGATCGGGCAAAACAGCTTTTAGAAATTGTAAGGGTACAATTTCTACACCGTTATATATGACGGGCTCTATGCCTGTCATGCCTACATTTTCGAGTACCTCTAGGTGTTTTAAATAAGCATCGCCGAATGTCATCCAGAAGCGTGCACGCTTAATTTCTGGGAAGTGCTTGGTAATGGATTCAAGCTCTTCATGGTACATCAGGTACATATTCTTGGGCCCGATCCCTTCGGGGAAGTCGTAGGTATCTTTAATGGATAATGGTGGGGTTTCCACCCATTGGCCATCTTGCCAGTAGCGTCCATTCGCCGTTACTTCGCGAATATTGATTTCTGGGTTGAAATTAGTAGCAAAGGGTTGCCCGTGGTCGCCGGCATTGCAATCAATAATATCTAACTCGTGGATCTCGTCAAAATAATGTTTTTTAAGATAGGCTGTATAAACATTGGTGACGCCTGGGTCAAAGCCGCTACCAAGCAAGGCCATAAGGCCTGCTTGCTCGAATTTATCTTGATATGCCCATTGCCAGCTATATTCAAACTTGGCTTCTTCTGGTGGTTCGTAGTTTGCTGTATCCATGTAGTGAATGCCGGCATTAAGGCAAGCATCCATTATGTGTAAATCTTGGTAGGGGAGGGCAACGTTAATGACTAAGCTAGGCTTTTCTTTTTCAAGTAGCGCTGTTAGCTCTGGGACATTGTCGGCATCCACTTGTGCTGTGCGAATAGGGCGTTTGAGTTGCGCGGCAATTTTTTTGCATTTGGCTTCGGTGCGGCTCGCTAAAATAATGTCGGTAAATACATCGGCCAGTTGTGCGCACTTGTGGGTAACAACACCGCCCACGCCACCGGCGCCAATAATTAAAACTTTGCTCATAAAATAAACCTCTGCTCGGTTCAGTGTTTAGTGTTTGGTTGAAGTTAGCGCTCGTAGTAGGTGTAGCCGCGCATGCTATCGCTAAAAGCATTCATAATTTTAAGGCGTTCTGCAGCGGTGATTTTCCCTTCGCGAACAGCAAGCTCGGCGTTGCGGCGGAAGCGGTCTTGCATTGTGCGCGGGTCATACTCCACGTAACTCAATACATCAGCAATGCTATCGCCTTCTATTTCATGAATAAATTCATAGTTGCCGTCGTCGTTAAACCGAATGCTCACAACGTTGGTATCACCAAAAAGGTTGTGTAAGTCGCCAAGGGTTTCTTGGTAGGCGCCAACTAAAAATGCACCGATGTAGTATTCCTCATCGGCTTTT
Protein-coding regions in this window:
- a CDS encoding saccharopine dehydrogenase family protein encodes the protein MSKVLIIGAGGVGGVVTHKCAQLADVFTDIILASRTEAKCKKIAAQLKRPIRTAQVDADNVPELTALLEKEKPSLVINVALPYQDLHIMDACLNAGIHYMDTANYEPPEEAKFEYSWQWAYQDKFEQAGLMALLGSGFDPGVTNVYTAYLKKHYFDEIHELDIIDCNAGDHGQPFATNFNPEINIREVTANGRYWQDGQWVETPPLSIKDTYDFPEGIGPKNMYLMYHEELESITKHFPEIKRARFWMTFGDAYLKHLEVLENVGMTGIEPVIYNGVEIVPLQFLKAVLPDPSSLGPLTKGRTCIGCVAKGIKDGKERIMYIYNICDHEACYEEVQSQAISYTTGVPAMIGAKMMLEGKWMKAGVWNMEQFDPDPFMEDLNSYGLPWTVVELKNTGLAS